A window of bacterium genomic DNA:
GGCGGCTCGCCCGGGTGGAACACATCCTGGCGCAGGTCCATTCCGAAATAGGCCGCATCTTCGATGAAGAGCACATCATGGCGGTCGCCACATAGGGCCAAACCGTCCAGTTCCTCTTGGGTCAGGCAGATCCAGGCCGGATTGTTGGGGCTGGACCAGATGACGGCCCCCACGTCGCCCCGGGCCAATCGCTCGTCCACGGCCTTGATGAGCCGAGCACCGCGATGGTCGTAGAAGTCAATGGAGTCGGACTTCAGGCCAAAGAAACGGGCCTGCATCTTGTTGACGGGAAAGCCGGGATCAAGGAAGAGCACGGTGTCCCGGCCCTTCACCATGCGGGCTCCCAGGATTAGGCTGACGAAACCGCCCTGCATGGCGCCGCAGGTGGGCATGCACACGTCGGGCGGCACCTCGATCCCCACGAAATTGCGCACGAAGTGGACGCATTCTTCTTTCAGGATTGGAATACCGTCGAAGGGCGGGTAGCTGCGCTGCACCTCCAGGGTGCGGATCGCTTCAATCTCGGCATCGACCGCCACCTGGGGCACAGGCAAATTCGGCACGCCAAACTCCATCCGGATGAAGGGCTCGCCGGCCAGGACCTCCAGGTGCTCAACCAGGCGCCGCAGTTCGCGGATGGCCAGTCGATCCGGATGATAACCAAGAGATTCTATCTCGTGCAGAACCTGTTCGCGCGACAGCGGCAAGGCCATGGATCACTCCCTTGTTCCTGTCACCAGAGTAACACGTCATAGGGGCCGCCGCAACGCTCAGGAGCGGGTCGCAGCGGCGTGCATGGCCTCGATCCGGCCGAAGACGGCGGCGGTCAGCGCCTCGGCCCGGGCGCTGCGCGAGCGGGACTCGCCACCCGCGACCGCTCCTTCCAGCGGAAGGCTGGCCCGCGCAATGACGGTTCCGAACTGCAGACGCAGGGTGGGCCGGAAGCCGGGCAGGCCGGGCCGCAGGCGGCTGCCCAGTACCAGGACAGGCAGGACATCGGCTTCCGCCGCCCCCACGATCATGCCCAGTCCGGCGCGGGGGCGTCCCAGGCGTCCATCCTTGCTGCGCGTGCCCTCCGGGAACACGATCAGGTCGCGTCCTTCCTCCAAGCGGGAGCGGATGGCGCGGATGGCCCGCCGGTCCACCCCGGCGCGATCGATGGGAATGGCGTTGAAATGGTGGAGCAGGCGGGCCATCCAGGCGCGGGCGAAGAGCTGCTTCTTGGCCACGAAGCTGATCTCGCGCGGGTAGAAGGCGCCGATGAGGGGAGGATCGAGGTTGGACTGGTGGTTGGCCGCCAGGATGAGCGGACGATCGAGGGGCACCTGTTCCAGGCCGACCACGTCCAAGCGATAGGTCAGTCGAAAGAGGGACCGCAGCAGGAAGGCGGCCAGACGATAGCTGGGCCGCATCTCAGGACGGTTCCCCGCCGCGCTCCAGGCCAGCGCGGATCAGGCCAAGGATGAGTTCCGCCTGCTCTTGCAGCCCAAGCCGGGTGGTATCCAGCTCCACGGCATCGGCGGCTTTGGTCAAGGGACCCGTGCTGCGGGCGGCGTCGCTTTCATCCCGCCGGCGCAGCTCTTCGGCC
This region includes:
- a CDS encoding pyridoxal phosphate-dependent aminotransferase, producing the protein MALPLSREQVLHEIESLGYHPDRLAIRELRRLVEHLEVLAGEPFIRMEFGVPNLPVPQVAVDAEIEAIRTLEVQRSYPPFDGIPILKEECVHFVRNFVGIEVPPDVCMPTCGAMQGGFVSLILGARMVKGRDTVLFLDPGFPVNKMQARFFGLKSDSIDFYDHRGARLIKAVDERLARGDVGAVIWSSPNNPAWICLTQEELDGLALCGDRHDVLFIEDAAYFGMDLRQDVFHPGEPPYQPSVARCGHTWVLLLSGSKLFSFAGQRVGMMVVSPTLAARRFENFLPYFGTDRFLHAFIHGGIYCSTAGVTHSGQHALAALLRMANEGDRSFLDNVREYASRAAWLKACFLRHGFRLVYDNDLGQPIADGFYFTICRPGLSGTELQLELLRHGISMITLEITGSSRHEGLRACVSFTGHDQFERVEGRLEALAREQGR
- a CDS encoding lysophospholipid acyltransferase family protein codes for the protein MRPSYRLAAFLLRSLFRLTYRLDVVGLEQVPLDRPLILAANHQSNLDPPLIGAFYPREISFVAKKQLFARAWMARLLHHFNAIPIDRAGVDRRAIRAIRSRLEEGRDLIVFPEGTRSKDGRLGRPRAGLGMIVGAAEADVLPVLVLGSRLRPGLPGFRPTLRLQFGTVIARASLPLEGAVAGGESRSRSARAEALTAAVFGRIEAMHAAATRS